From one Candidatus Nitrospira nitrosa genomic stretch:
- a CDS encoding proline--tRNA ligase — protein sequence MKTSQLLIPTLRDDPGEAETVSHRLMLRAGLIRKVAAGIYTYLPLGLRVIRKIEQIIREEMNRAGAQELLMPIASPAELWKETARWDYYGKELLRFKDRHERDFCLGPTHEEVITDLFRREVRSYRQLPLNLYQIQTKFRDEIRPRFGLMRGREFIMKDAYSFDIDEQGAKASYQKMYDAYTRIFTRCGLSFRAVEADTGLIGGDVSHEFMVLAETGEATVAYSDQGLYAANLERAEVLPPSEVDTSPLRPMTPIATPQRRTVDEVTTFLKITPRQLVKTLFYRAGTDTIAVLIRGDHEVNEVKLARLLQVTDVMLADPESVQRVTGAPLGFAGPVGLQQVRVLADHAIKGMRNVVIGANKADTHYQDANLDRDFTVEQFADLRNAQPGDPSPRGAGVLTLAKGIEVGQVFLLGTKYSRKMTATILDDQGKERLAIMGCYGIGVGRTAAAAIEQNHDEKGIIWPYPIAPFHVHLLTVSQSERTTDVASRLYTDLMVAGFEVLWDDRADRAGVKFNDADLIGAPFQLIIGDKGLADGIVETKIRRSGVKSRIAPDELIAYLKARSLEADPSAL from the coding sequence ATGAAGACGTCTCAATTACTGATCCCCACCTTGCGGGACGACCCCGGTGAAGCGGAAACCGTCAGCCATCGGCTGATGTTGCGCGCGGGCTTGATTCGAAAGGTGGCGGCAGGCATCTATACCTATCTTCCACTCGGTCTGCGCGTGATCCGAAAAATTGAACAGATCATCCGAGAGGAAATGAACCGCGCGGGCGCACAAGAACTCCTGATGCCGATCGCATCTCCAGCTGAGCTCTGGAAAGAGACGGCTCGTTGGGACTACTACGGCAAGGAACTCCTCCGTTTCAAAGACCGTCATGAACGAGATTTTTGCCTGGGCCCCACGCATGAAGAGGTCATTACCGATCTCTTCAGACGGGAAGTCCGCTCCTATCGCCAACTTCCGCTGAACTTGTATCAAATTCAAACAAAGTTTCGAGATGAGATCCGTCCCCGTTTTGGGCTCATGCGAGGCCGTGAATTCATCATGAAGGACGCCTATAGCTTTGACATCGATGAACAGGGCGCCAAGGCCAGTTACCAAAAAATGTACGACGCCTATACCCGGATCTTCACGCGATGCGGACTGAGCTTCCGGGCGGTCGAAGCCGATACAGGTCTGATCGGCGGGGATGTCTCACACGAGTTCATGGTGTTGGCGGAAACCGGCGAAGCCACGGTAGCGTACAGCGACCAAGGCTTGTACGCCGCCAATCTTGAGCGAGCCGAAGTGCTCCCTCCTTCTGAGGTTGATACGTCTCCCCTGCGCCCCATGACGCCCATCGCGACACCGCAGCGTCGAACGGTTGACGAAGTCACGACCTTTCTCAAGATTACCCCGCGCCAACTAGTCAAAACTCTTTTCTATCGGGCTGGAACCGACACCATTGCCGTGTTGATCCGGGGAGATCACGAGGTGAACGAGGTCAAATTGGCTCGGCTCCTCCAAGTCACCGATGTGATGCTGGCTGATCCGGAATCGGTCCAACGTGTGACGGGAGCACCTCTAGGATTTGCGGGGCCGGTCGGGCTGCAGCAGGTTCGAGTCTTGGCCGATCACGCCATCAAGGGAATGAGAAACGTCGTCATTGGAGCCAACAAAGCTGATACCCATTATCAAGACGCCAACCTCGATCGCGACTTTACCGTCGAACAATTTGCCGACCTTCGTAACGCGCAACCCGGCGATCCTTCTCCTCGGGGAGCCGGTGTGTTGACGCTGGCAAAGGGGATCGAGGTTGGGCAGGTCTTTTTGCTCGGTACAAAGTATAGCCGTAAGATGACTGCCACGATCCTTGATGACCAGGGGAAGGAACGTCTGGCCATCATGGGTTGCTACGGCATCGGTGTCGGGCGTACCGCCGCAGCGGCGATTGAGCAAAACCATGATGAGAAGGGCATCATCTGGCCCTATCCCATCGCGCCATTCCATGTGCATCTCTTGACCGTCAGCCAATCGGAGCGGACGACGGATGTCGCCTCTCGTCTCTATACCGACCTGATGGTAGCCGGATTCGAAGTCTTATGGGACGATCGAGCCGATCGAGCTGGTGTTAAATTCAACGATGCCGACCTGATTGGGGCACCCTTTCAACTCATCATCGGCGACAAGGGCCTGGCAGATGGTATCGTTGAAACGAAGATACGAAGAAGCGGAGTCAAGTCCAGAATCGCACCGGATGAGCTCATCGCCTATCTGAAAGCGCGTTCCCTCGAAGCTGATCCATCCGCACTGTAA
- a CDS encoding murein transglycosylase domain-containing protein has protein sequence MRASIFLLAGLLFLGGCESADRVLTNTERVLGSRTGRTVLDVATGKDPKQILKERVDAYQRDPEAVIRDLRTVQRDFNTIMTALTGKVRQTWGEKEVKVPEQKKYVKYTQNYMSRTIVDFDNGTILVETLDDKAPKESLKNAIVTTLLTPDDPRSVDLFSDKPVTLTSDHAPYLLGLVLDQEGQPIRTPAQAEAFATSSLESAKGRSVDQNGVTKQALIAEIKMVANFTNKQADKYRATVTRFAEQFKISPSLIFAVIRTESNFNPFAVSSAPAFGLMQLVPTSGGRDAYRKAKGKDTIPSREYLFDPENNIELGSAYLNVLSYNLLEQVDNEVSREYCVISAYNTGTGNVFKAFAGNSTSAINQINGLEPPAVYDRLRANLPYQETRDYLVKVVGFRKQFVSLADGPRR, from the coding sequence ATGCGAGCATCCATATTCCTTCTTGCCGGACTCCTGTTCCTCGGCGGGTGCGAATCTGCGGATCGAGTGCTCACCAATACTGAACGAGTACTCGGCAGTCGTACCGGACGGACCGTCCTCGACGTGGCCACTGGTAAGGACCCAAAGCAGATCCTGAAAGAGCGTGTCGATGCCTACCAGCGTGACCCCGAGGCCGTCATCAGAGATTTGCGGACGGTTCAGCGTGATTTCAACACGATCATGACCGCCCTGACAGGCAAGGTCCGACAGACCTGGGGTGAGAAAGAAGTCAAGGTTCCGGAACAGAAGAAATACGTCAAATATACCCAGAACTATATGAGCCGGACGATCGTGGATTTCGACAACGGAACAATCCTGGTAGAAACACTGGACGACAAGGCCCCGAAGGAGAGTTTGAAGAACGCGATCGTCACAACCTTGCTCACACCAGACGATCCGCGCTCCGTCGATCTATTTTCCGACAAGCCAGTCACCCTGACCAGTGACCATGCGCCTTATTTACTTGGACTGGTGCTGGATCAGGAGGGACAGCCGATCCGCACCCCAGCTCAAGCGGAAGCCTTTGCGACATCCAGTCTCGAGAGCGCCAAGGGAAGGTCGGTGGACCAGAACGGTGTCACAAAACAAGCGCTGATTGCCGAAATCAAAATGGTGGCGAACTTCACGAATAAACAAGCGGACAAATATCGAGCAACCGTGACCAGATTTGCGGAGCAATTCAAGATCAGCCCAAGCCTCATTTTTGCCGTCATACGAACGGAAAGCAATTTCAACCCGTTTGCCGTGAGTTCCGCCCCTGCCTTCGGTCTGATGCAGCTGGTTCCAACCAGTGGAGGCCGAGATGCGTACCGAAAAGCAAAGGGGAAAGATACGATTCCCTCGCGCGAGTACCTGTTCGACCCAGAGAACAACATCGAGCTCGGCAGCGCCTATCTCAACGTGCTGTCGTACAATCTGCTCGAGCAGGTCGATAATGAAGTCTCACGAGAATATTGTGTCATCTCGGCGTATAACACCGGAACGGGAAATGTCTTCAAGGCGTTTGCTGGCAACTCCACATCTGCCATCAATCAAATCAACGGGCTCGAGCCTCCGGCCGTCTACGACCGGTTGCGCGCCAATCTCCCATATCAAGAGACCAGAGATTATCTGGTGAAAGTTGTGGGATTTCGCAAGCAATTTGTCTCGCTGGCAGATGGCCCTAGGCGGTGA
- a CDS encoding PilZ domain-containing protein, whose translation MDDSDFTSSSGRSVPQLRRYPRVRVSAPFPCSFARVGRLKKGVVEQGLGIIYDVSEKGVRVMTEAVITPGDRIAMQLRLPNQSASMVIETATVRWGKEQIYGVEFEGLSAHDNQHLQAFMTHQSKPGAGLTA comes from the coding sequence ATGGATGATTCAGACTTCACTTCAAGCAGTGGTCGAAGTGTGCCTCAGTTGCGACGATATCCTCGTGTCCGCGTGTCGGCTCCGTTTCCTTGTTCGTTTGCGCGTGTGGGGCGCCTGAAAAAGGGAGTGGTCGAACAAGGGCTAGGCATCATCTATGATGTGTCGGAAAAAGGGGTGCGGGTCATGACAGAGGCGGTCATTACGCCAGGCGACCGTATTGCCATGCAGTTGCGATTGCCGAATCAGTCAGCGTCGATGGTCATCGAAACCGCGACCGTGCGATGGGGCAAGGAACAGATTTATGGAGTAGAGTTTGAGGGGTTGTCTGCTCATGACAACCAACACCTTCAGGCCTTCATGACCCATCAGTCGAAGCCTGGGGCCGGATTGACCGCCTGA
- a CDS encoding 1-deoxy-D-xylulose-5-phosphate reductoisomerase, protein MKSIIILGSTGSIGTSTLDIVQRFPDEFRVVGLTAGKNIEKLEEQIHQFKPKAVAVANESSAAILRARCASLPVEIHSGEEGIASVASGLDAELVISAIVGAAGLLPTLSAIRSGKHIALANKEPMVMAGKLMQEEARKYGVRIFPVDSEHSAIFQSLEGHRIEDVRRLILTASGGALWTLSQEDLQHVTPERALQHPNWKMGAKITIDSATLMNKGLEVVEARWLFDIPESRIDVMVHRESIIHSLVEYHDRSMIAQLGLPDMRTPISYAMRYPGRMALDLPSLDLTEIGRLSFCKPDHDRFPCLNLGYESLRVGGSMPAVMNAANEIAVDAFLHHGLRFIEIASVIRSTMDAHTQQAITSLDDALEADRWAREKAESLVHALPRS, encoded by the coding sequence ATGAAGTCAATTATCATCCTGGGATCGACCGGATCGATCGGCACCAGTACCTTGGACATTGTGCAACGGTTTCCCGATGAGTTCCGGGTAGTCGGATTAACCGCCGGCAAGAACATAGAAAAGTTAGAAGAACAGATTCACCAGTTCAAACCCAAGGCAGTCGCCGTCGCGAACGAATCCTCCGCCGCGATCCTCCGAGCCCGGTGCGCCTCTCTTCCCGTGGAGATTCACTCTGGTGAAGAAGGGATCGCCTCCGTCGCCTCTGGACTCGATGCTGAATTGGTGATTTCCGCCATTGTCGGCGCCGCCGGCCTCCTCCCGACTCTCTCCGCCATCCGCAGTGGAAAGCACATTGCCCTGGCGAATAAAGAACCAATGGTCATGGCCGGGAAGTTGATGCAGGAGGAGGCCAGAAAATACGGGGTCAGGATTTTCCCCGTCGACAGTGAACATAGCGCCATTTTCCAGTCGTTGGAAGGCCACCGGATTGAAGACGTCCGGCGATTGATTCTGACAGCTTCAGGAGGCGCGCTCTGGACTCTCTCCCAAGAGGACCTCCAGCATGTCACGCCGGAACGAGCCCTGCAGCATCCGAACTGGAAGATGGGTGCCAAGATCACGATTGATTCCGCGACACTGATGAATAAGGGCTTGGAAGTCGTCGAGGCCCGCTGGCTATTTGATATTCCTGAATCCCGCATCGATGTCATGGTGCACCGCGAAAGCATTATTCACTCTCTGGTTGAGTATCACGACCGTTCGATGATCGCGCAGTTGGGGCTCCCGGATATGCGGACTCCCATTTCGTATGCCATGCGATATCCCGGCCGGATGGCTCTCGACCTGCCTTCCTTGGACCTGACGGAGATCGGACGGCTCTCCTTCTGTAAGCCCGATCATGACCGTTTTCCTTGTCTTAATCTTGGATATGAGTCACTTCGAGTCGGAGGGAGCATGCCAGCCGTGATGAATGCAGCCAACGAAATCGCCGTTGACGCCTTCTTACACCACGGCCTTCGGTTTATTGAAATTGCATCGGTGATCCGCAGTACTATGGACGCGCATACCCAACAGGCCATTACGTCCCTCGATGATGCCTTGGAAGCAGATCGCTGGGCCCGGGAAAAGGCAGAATCGTTGGTGCACGCGTTGCCTCGCTCATGA
- the rseP gene encoding RIP metalloprotease RseP codes for MTSVLSWSPDTLWLLLQKAWWFLVVLGVLVAFHELGHFLAARWVGVKVLKFSIGFGPKLFGRQVGETEYLVSAVPLGGYVKLFGEDETEATTPDDRRRSFAHQGLWGKVLIVAAGPGFNFILAYLIFAGWLSTGTPLFVPTFRDLSADIEALVPDSPASKAGMEVGDRVVKVNGKDISTKTELLDLVVKSKGQPIALEIRREGQLKTITATPITIAGDGTHNDEPLYTIGVEETPPLVTSVMHGSPAAAAGIQPGDRVVAIEGHTIYTWAQMTTQVREHPLKPLTFEVLREATRTTLTVTPTSEKVTVNGQALEVGKIGISGPGRSLMHSNNPAEAVYHGLEATWGWTELTAVGLYKMIVGDISSKNIGGPLTIANISGEAASQGASSVVFLIAILSINLGVLNLLPIPILDGGHLLFFLIEGILRKPLGERQREVAQQVGLVLLVGVMIFAFWNDLERIFAR; via the coding sequence ATGACGTCTGTACTTTCTTGGTCGCCCGATACCTTGTGGTTGCTGCTCCAGAAGGCCTGGTGGTTTCTTGTGGTCTTGGGTGTCCTCGTCGCCTTCCATGAACTCGGTCACTTTCTGGCCGCACGCTGGGTAGGAGTCAAAGTCCTTAAGTTTTCCATCGGCTTCGGTCCGAAACTTTTCGGCAGACAGGTGGGCGAAACCGAGTACCTCGTTTCAGCCGTCCCGCTCGGCGGCTATGTCAAATTATTCGGGGAGGACGAAACAGAGGCCACAACCCCTGACGATCGTCGCCGATCATTCGCTCATCAGGGTCTCTGGGGGAAGGTGCTGATCGTTGCAGCCGGTCCTGGATTTAACTTCATTCTCGCGTACCTGATCTTTGCCGGGTGGCTGTCCACCGGTACGCCTCTGTTTGTCCCAACCTTCCGTGACCTCAGCGCCGACATTGAAGCGTTGGTTCCCGATTCACCCGCATCCAAAGCCGGGATGGAAGTGGGCGACCGAGTCGTCAAGGTCAACGGGAAAGATATTTCGACGAAGACCGAGCTCTTGGATCTCGTCGTAAAGAGCAAGGGACAACCCATTGCACTCGAAATTCGCAGAGAGGGACAACTCAAAACCATCACCGCCACCCCCATCACAATCGCCGGGGACGGCACGCACAATGACGAACCGCTCTACACCATCGGGGTGGAAGAAACACCGCCGCTGGTTACCTCGGTGATGCATGGATCACCTGCCGCAGCGGCCGGAATCCAGCCTGGGGATCGCGTCGTCGCGATCGAGGGGCACACCATCTACACGTGGGCACAAATGACGACGCAGGTGAGAGAACACCCGCTCAAGCCACTCACCTTTGAAGTACTTCGGGAAGCAACCAGGACGACGTTGACCGTCACGCCGACCAGTGAAAAGGTGACCGTCAACGGGCAAGCACTCGAAGTTGGAAAGATCGGCATTTCAGGTCCTGGCCGTTCGCTGATGCACTCGAATAATCCCGCAGAGGCCGTCTACCACGGATTGGAAGCCACCTGGGGATGGACCGAACTGACCGCAGTTGGTCTCTACAAAATGATCGTCGGCGACATCTCGAGTAAGAATATCGGCGGACCGTTGACGATCGCCAATATTTCTGGGGAAGCCGCATCTCAAGGTGCCTCCAGCGTCGTCTTCCTGATCGCCATCCTCAGCATCAACCTCGGGGTGCTCAACCTGCTCCCCATTCCCATCCTCGACGGCGGGCACTTGCTCTTTTTCTTGATTGAGGGCATCCTGCGCAAGCCGCTCGGCGAACGGCAACGAGAGGTCGCCCAGCAGGTCGGATTGGTACTCCTGGTCGGAGTCATGATCTTCGCCTTCTGGAATGACTTAGAACGGATCTTCGCCCGCTAG
- a CDS encoding PilZ domain-containing protein, with product MMQTIQPAGVTRSTPRQYPRVRILTPFTCSLSSIGTGWWFRKSVHDVGLVHDLSTGGLCLSTDARIEPGDQVSLTLRLTKSAPPAEVAVAIVCWRYQQFHGLAFTRVSEAVSRRLAEYMNATGEEE from the coding sequence ATGATGCAGACGATTCAACCGGCTGGTGTGACACGAAGTACACCTCGGCAATATCCTCGGGTTCGGATTCTTACACCCTTCACCTGTTCTCTTTCCTCCATCGGCACTGGTTGGTGGTTTCGAAAGTCCGTGCATGATGTCGGCCTGGTTCATGATCTGTCGACCGGCGGGTTGTGCTTAAGCACGGATGCTCGGATTGAGCCAGGTGACCAGGTATCCCTCACGCTTCGATTAACCAAGAGCGCTCCCCCGGCAGAAGTGGCCGTGGCCATCGTGTGCTGGAGGTATCAGCAATTTCATGGGCTTGCATTCACGAGAGTGTCCGAGGCGGTGTCACGGCGGTTGGCTGAGTACATGAATGCGACAGGGGAGGAGGAGTAA
- a CDS encoding phosphatidate cytidylyltransferase, with protein MTTSPAPTRHFDLRRLYTAVALIPTVYLIIVHLAPWALTLLLIAVGSIALLELYRLSFQSRLNYLLVGIGLAVFVLTVAHSHLSVPLPELLLGGAFALVLTVLVVGTSSSYRWKDPLLALFGVLYVGIPLSTVVSVRSLPSGAFLALFLAVVTWASDSGAYYAGTLWGKHPLMPSISPKKSYEGLLGGLIGAIAAALLAQLWFASALSWTDAVALGILLTLTGLVGDLFESAIKRRAGVKDSGGILPGHGGMLDRIDSLLFTAPTFYYYVVYVRGLLPLP; from the coding sequence GTGACCACTTCACCTGCACCTACGCGACACTTTGATCTCCGTCGGCTCTATACCGCCGTAGCGCTGATTCCTACCGTCTACCTCATCATCGTCCACCTTGCGCCATGGGCCCTCACGCTCCTCCTGATCGCCGTCGGGTCGATTGCTCTGCTTGAACTGTATCGCCTCAGCTTCCAATCACGGTTGAATTACCTTCTCGTCGGCATCGGATTGGCTGTCTTTGTTCTGACCGTCGCCCACTCACACCTGTCGGTTCCCCTTCCTGAACTGCTGCTCGGTGGTGCATTCGCATTGGTTCTCACCGTGCTGGTTGTCGGCACCTCATCGTCGTACCGATGGAAAGACCCGCTCCTCGCCCTGTTTGGTGTGCTCTACGTGGGCATCCCCTTGAGTACGGTCGTATCAGTTCGCAGCCTACCCTCAGGAGCATTCCTCGCCTTGTTCCTAGCGGTCGTCACCTGGGCATCAGACTCCGGCGCCTACTATGCCGGCACCTTGTGGGGCAAGCATCCGCTCATGCCTTCCATCAGTCCGAAGAAATCCTATGAGGGACTACTTGGTGGCCTAATTGGAGCCATTGCAGCTGCACTCTTGGCACAACTGTGGTTCGCCTCAGCGCTTTCATGGACCGACGCCGTCGCACTCGGCATCCTCCTGACCCTTACAGGCCTGGTCGGAGATCTTTTTGAATCGGCGATTAAACGCCGAGCAGGCGTCAAGGACTCCGGAGGAATTCTCCCGGGGCACGGCGGAATGCTCGATCGGATCGATAGTCTCTTGTTCACAGCTCCCACTTTTTACTACTATGTCGTGTATGTTCGAGGCCTGTTGCCGCTTCCATAG
- a CDS encoding GspE/PulE family protein, which yields MMPNVQDLQHKVDHAEHLKRITAQIHAASHLDHILLDLHKDILSVFDAQDLTLFAFDSEKKEIFSKVPHIDGAEEVRIPITEQSLAGFCAKYLRPVNITDAYNLAELRAIHPALLHDTSYDKRTGFKTKQVLTYPVVADNKYLMGVLQLLNKKSGSRFTRKDEEAVDEIAKALGIAFFNLKKTSKKNPTKFDLLIGSNRITQNELEQALAESRKGTNDLETILLEKHKVQKLDLGKSLAQFYKCPYIEYSERTIVDVELLKNLNVDYLKKNHWMPLKRDRTAIEILTDDPGDLDRVQDIKRTFPGLNIRFAVSLRRDIAQFLTSATGQSDTGGRKLDENVVDILGELVTEAQSEAMEESSATGLDENDSAIVRLANQIIADAYRQNASDIHIEPYGEKRETLVRFRVDGDCFEYMKIPQSYRRAIVSRLKIMASLDIAERRKPQDGKIKFKLSESKEIELRVATLPTAGYNEDVVMRILAASEPLPLDKMGFSDRNLKVLKEISEKPYGIILCVGPTGSGKTTTLHSVLGNINTPDIKIWTAEDPVEITQYGLRQVQVQPKIGFTFATAMRAFLRADPDVIMVGEMRDKETADTGIEASLTGHLVLSTLHTNSAVETITRLLDMGCDPFSFADAMLGVLAQRLARRICKDCKEQYVGTKEEYEELRQGYGADYWDQLGIKQDNTFRLARGKGCEICNRSGFKGRVALHELLLGTDRMKRMVQQKSRTEDMLKAAIEDGMTTLVQDGIQKVLQGHTTYKEVKAVAIK from the coding sequence ATGATGCCGAATGTCCAGGACCTCCAACACAAGGTCGATCATGCGGAGCATCTGAAGCGCATTACTGCACAGATTCACGCGGCCAGTCACCTCGACCACATCCTCCTTGACCTTCATAAAGACATCCTCAGCGTCTTCGACGCTCAAGATCTGACGCTCTTTGCATTCGATTCAGAGAAGAAGGAAATCTTTTCAAAGGTTCCTCACATCGACGGAGCAGAAGAAGTCCGTATTCCCATTACCGAGCAAAGCTTAGCCGGTTTCTGTGCGAAGTACCTTCGCCCCGTCAATATCACCGATGCGTACAACCTTGCGGAACTGCGAGCGATCCACCCCGCATTGCTCCACGACACGTCCTACGACAAACGTACCGGCTTCAAGACCAAGCAAGTCCTGACCTACCCGGTCGTGGCCGACAATAAGTATCTCATGGGCGTCCTCCAGTTACTCAATAAGAAGAGTGGGAGTCGGTTTACACGAAAGGACGAAGAAGCGGTCGACGAAATCGCCAAGGCCCTGGGCATCGCCTTTTTCAACCTCAAGAAAACATCAAAGAAGAATCCCACCAAGTTCGATCTTTTAATCGGCAGCAACCGAATCACTCAGAATGAGTTGGAGCAGGCGCTCGCCGAGTCCCGGAAGGGCACAAATGATCTGGAAACCATTCTGCTCGAAAAGCATAAAGTCCAAAAACTTGACCTCGGCAAATCCCTTGCCCAGTTCTATAAGTGTCCCTACATTGAGTACAGCGAGCGAACGATCGTTGACGTTGAACTGTTGAAAAACCTCAATGTCGACTATCTCAAGAAGAACCACTGGATGCCGTTGAAGCGGGACCGCACCGCCATCGAGATCTTGACTGATGATCCGGGTGATCTGGACCGTGTCCAAGATATCAAACGCACCTTCCCAGGCCTCAATATTCGATTCGCCGTCAGCCTCCGCCGGGACATCGCTCAGTTTCTGACATCCGCAACCGGGCAGAGTGACACCGGAGGGCGGAAACTTGATGAGAATGTGGTCGACATTCTCGGCGAACTGGTCACCGAGGCCCAGTCCGAGGCCATGGAGGAATCCTCCGCCACCGGGCTCGATGAAAATGACAGCGCCATCGTCCGGCTGGCCAACCAGATCATTGCCGATGCGTACCGTCAAAATGCTTCGGATATTCACATTGAACCATATGGAGAAAAGCGAGAGACCCTGGTCAGATTCCGAGTCGACGGGGATTGTTTCGAATACATGAAGATTCCACAGAGTTACCGCCGTGCCATCGTCTCCCGACTCAAAATCATGGCCAGCCTGGATATCGCTGAGCGCCGCAAACCTCAAGACGGGAAGATTAAATTCAAGCTTTCCGAATCAAAAGAAATTGAACTTCGCGTCGCCACACTGCCCACCGCCGGCTATAACGAAGATGTGGTGATGCGTATCCTTGCGGCGAGCGAGCCTCTACCGCTCGACAAAATGGGGTTCTCGGATCGGAACCTGAAGGTCCTCAAGGAGATTTCAGAAAAACCATACGGTATCATTTTGTGCGTGGGGCCCACCGGCTCCGGAAAGACTACCACCCTCCACTCCGTGCTTGGGAATATCAACACCCCGGACATCAAGATTTGGACGGCGGAGGACCCGGTCGAAATCACTCAATACGGTCTACGCCAAGTCCAAGTACAGCCGAAGATCGGCTTCACCTTCGCGACTGCCATGCGAGCATTTCTCCGTGCCGACCCCGATGTCATCATGGTGGGAGAAATGCGGGATAAAGAAACGGCCGATACCGGCATCGAAGCGTCTCTCACCGGCCATCTCGTCTTGAGTACCTTGCATACTAACAGTGCGGTGGAAACCATCACCCGCTTGCTGGATATGGGCTGTGACCCTTTCAGCTTCGCCGATGCAATGTTAGGCGTCTTGGCACAGCGGTTGGCTCGTCGGATCTGTAAGGACTGCAAGGAACAGTATGTTGGAACAAAAGAAGAGTACGAAGAGCTCCGACAGGGGTACGGGGCAGACTATTGGGATCAGCTCGGCATCAAGCAAGACAATACCTTCAGGCTGGCTCGCGGGAAGGGCTGTGAAATCTGTAATCGATCCGGCTTCAAAGGACGCGTGGCATTACACGAACTGCTCCTCGGTACGGACCGCATGAAACGTATGGTGCAACAAAAGTCGCGCACCGAAGACATGTTGAAGGCCGCGATCGAGGATGGCATGACCACGCTCGTCCAAGACGGGATCCAAAAAGTCTTGCAGGGCCACACCACATACAAGGAAGTGAAAGCCGTCGCCATCAAGTAG
- a CDS encoding isoprenyl transferase, which translates to MTRSPTGDLDHPSESELSAKLEADLLPKHVAVIMDGNGRWAELRGLPRIAGHREGINSVREMITLCLELGIHALTIYAFSQENWNRPTQEISALMGLLEHYLSTERASLIEQGVRFRAVGRHELLPPSAQHWVRTTEKETAHLEKLVLTVALSYGGRAEIVDAVKALVRDVQAGTIQAEQIDEPTVQRHLSTHPLPDPDLLIRTSGEARISNFLLWQLAYTELCFTPTLWPDFRRREFLLALIEYQRRERRFGRVLSTVPS; encoded by the coding sequence ATGACTCGCAGTCCTACCGGAGACCTCGACCACCCGTCCGAAAGCGAATTGAGCGCCAAGTTGGAGGCTGACCTGCTCCCCAAGCACGTGGCCGTCATCATGGATGGTAATGGGCGCTGGGCGGAACTACGCGGCCTCCCTCGCATTGCCGGCCATCGTGAAGGCATCAACTCCGTCCGAGAGATGATCACGCTCTGCCTGGAGCTCGGCATTCATGCCCTGACCATCTACGCCTTTTCCCAGGAGAACTGGAATCGTCCGACTCAAGAAATCAGCGCCTTGATGGGACTCTTGGAACATTACCTCTCCACGGAACGGGCAAGTCTCATTGAGCAAGGCGTCCGCTTTCGCGCCGTCGGGCGCCACGAGCTGCTTCCACCCTCCGCGCAGCACTGGGTTCGCACAACCGAGAAAGAAACGGCCCATCTCGAGAAGTTAGTCCTGACCGTCGCGCTCAGCTATGGAGGGCGCGCAGAAATCGTCGATGCAGTGAAGGCCTTGGTGAGGGACGTGCAAGCTGGGACCATTCAGGCCGAGCAGATCGATGAACCCACGGTCCAGCGGCACCTCTCAACCCATCCACTCCCCGACCCGGATCTCCTGATCCGGACAAGCGGAGAAGCCAGGATCAGTAATTTTCTCTTATGGCAGCTGGCATACACCGAGCTCTGCTTTACCCCGACTCTGTGGCCGGATTTTCGGCGACGAGAGTTCCTCCTCGCGCTGATCGAATATCAACGCCGGGAACGTCGATTCGGCAGAGTACTCAGTACCGTACCATCATAA